Proteins from one Hemiscyllium ocellatum isolate sHemOce1 chromosome 6, sHemOce1.pat.X.cur, whole genome shotgun sequence genomic window:
- the LOC132816348 gene encoding protocadherin-20 translates to MELSSRRTGTGCFLHIQEPPLLLLLLLVLPGTVRATELLYRVREESPAGTYIGNLATDLRLNRSEPGVTYNLASAAGSGRFVDLNRETGELRTSAAVLDREELCPDPGTGSLAEPCWLLLDVLLLPPRLFRLLKLRLRVEDVNDQAPRFPASSLGLSVPENAEPGSRYPLEPAAEDPEPGLNGMLRYRLQGAGPAAYSAAYSAAFSLAQEDGAVPGKPAPYLVLEAPLDRESRDRYVMELVAEDRGSPSLSGTATVTVSVSDVNDHCPEFPQSELRLSVFSNISVGSTVTRLQARDPDLGYNARVVYSYGERVPGSSTRLFRLDPASGTIRLASPIREGSARLHRLTVLATGTGCAPVALTVSLNIIPVGVTGPPVLSPRYIALQADGVLYLKESEPPRTPLAFFTVTGDREPVRCYLHGGEAVAAFHLSRYQDLPGEYLLETGQPLDYELQRRYQVTVVAENADGLASRVQLQIQLIDENDNAPVFSSPSVQLSVEENNPPNCHLTRLKATDADSGEMGNITYMLSPGVPPVFSVDPLSGTLSVSTSLDREERDRYRLTIRAIDGGTPSLESTVTVIITVLDVNDNSPRFINKDFNFFVPEDYPSFSEIGVIGVMDPDAGTNGWVALSILNGSEHFVIDTGKGNLMASVPLDREQQSSYILWIQATDGGEPALSAVAKVTVLLIDVNDNPPLVLFPQSNLSFLLVLPSTVPGSSITEVYAVDKDTGMNAVIAYSIIGHRGPRPETFVIDAGTGNITLHEALVKNDYGLYRLLVKVSDHGYPEPLHSTVIVNLFVNETLSNESYIENLLRKDPGIRIEESLPETRTDPFQTKLDVFPCETVLIALSALCFGLFALAFALVCYISFRRKKHRRKAYSVAEVEIPLKKTLASFSLDKKSFNDLDL, encoded by the coding sequence GAGCCGccgctgttgctgctgctgttgctggtcTTACCGGGCACGGTCCGGGCCACCGAGCTGCTGTACCGGGTCCGGGAGGAGTCACCGGCGGGCACCTACATCGGTAACCTGGCCACCGACCTGAGGCTGAACCGGAGCGAGCCGGGAGTCACCTATAACCTGGCGTCGGCGGCGGGCTCCGGCCGCTTCGTGGACCTGAACCGGGAGACCGGGGAGCTGCGGACCTCGGCGGCGGTGCTGGACCGGGAGGAGCTGTGCCCGGATCCCGGTACCGGGAGCCTGGCGGAACCGTGCTGGCTGCTGCTCGATGTCCTGCTGCTGCCCCCCCGCCTGTTCCGCCTCCTCAAGCTCCGGCTCCGGGTCGAGGACGTTAACGACCAGGCGCCGCGGTTCCCCGCCTCCAGCCTCGGCCTCTCGGTACCGGAGAACGCGGAGCCGGGCTCCCGCTACCCTCTGGAACCGGCGGCCGAGGACCCGGAGCCCGGCCTCAATGGGATGCTCCGCTACCGGCTGCAGGGGGCGGGCCCCGCCGCCTACTCCGCCGCCTACTCCGCCGCCTTCTCCCTGGCGCAGGAGGACGGCGCGGTGCCGGGGAAACCGGCTCCTTACCTGGTACTGGAGGCGCCGCTGGACCGGGAGTCCCGGGATCGGTATGTGATGGAGCTGGTGGCGGAGGACCGGGGCAGCCCGAGCCTGTCGGGGACGGCGACGGTAACGGTGTCGGTGAGCGACGTGAACGACCACTGCCCCGAGTTCCCGCAGAGCGAGCTCCGCCTGAGCGTGTTCTCCAACATCTCGGTGGGCAGCACCGTCACCCGGCTGCAGGCTCGGGACCCCGACCTGGGGTACAACGCCCGGGTCGTCTACTCTTACGGGGAGCGGGTCCCCGGGAGCTCCACCCGCCTGTTCCGCCTGGATCCTGCCTCTGGTACCATCCGCCTGGCCTCCCCCATCCGGGAGGGCAGTGCCCGCTTACACCGGCTCACCGTGCTGGCTACCGGCACCGGCTGTGCCCCGGTCGCCCTCACCGTCAGCCTGAACATTATCCCGGTGGGGGTTACCGGACCCCCGGTGCTCAGCCCCCGGTACATCGCCCTCCAGGCGGACGGCGTGCTTTACCTGAAGGAGAGTGAGCCCCCCCGGACCCCCCTGGCCTTCTTCACCGTTACCGGGGACCGGGAGCCAGTCCGCTGCTACCTGCACGGAGGGGAGGCGGTGGCGGCTTTCCACCTGTCCCGGTACCAGGACCTCCCCGGTGAGTACCTCCTGGAGACCGGGCAGCCCCTGGACTATGAGCTCCAGCGGCGTTACCAGGTCACAGTGGTGGCAGAGAATGCGGACGGGTTAGCCAGCAGGGTCCAACTCCAAATTCAACTCATTGACGAGAACGACAACGCGCCGGTGTTCAGCAGCCCCTCAGTACAGCTCTCGGTGGAGGAGAACAACCCCCCGAACTGCCATCTCACCAGACTGAAAGCCACAGACGCTGACAGCGGAGAGATGGGTAACATCACCTACATGCTCAGCCCTGGGGTACCTCCAGTCTTCAGTGTGGACCCACTCAGCGGGACCCTCTCTGTATCCACCAGTTTAGACCGAGAGGAACGAGACAGGTACAGACTCACCATCAGAGCTATCGATGGCGGGACACCGTCCCTGGAATCTACCGTCACCGTGATCATCACCGTCCTGGATGTCAATGACAACAGCCCCAGGTTCATCAACAAAGACTTCAACTTCTTTGTCCCTGAAGACTACCCGAGTTTTAGTGAGATTGGTGTGATTGGGGTTATGGATCCTGATGCTGGGACCAATGGCTGGGTCGCCTTGTCTATCCTTAATGGCAGTGAGCACTTTGTGATAGACACAGGCAAGGGAAACCTCATGGCAAGTGTCCCTTTGGACAGGGAACAGCAGAGCTCCTATATTCTTTGGATTCAAGCTACAGATGGAGGAGAACCTGCTCTTTCTGCTGTTGCGAAAGTGACAGTGCTTCTGATAGATGTCAATGATAACCCACCGTTAGTCTTGTTCCCTCAGTCTAACCTCTCTTTCCTTCTCGTCCTCCCATCCACGGTTCCTGGCTCTTCCATTACTGAAGTGTATGCTGTTGATAAAGACACAGGAATGAATGCTGTCATTGCTTACAGCATCATTGGTCACAGAGGACCCCGTCCAGAGACTTTTGTCATTGATGCAGGCACCGGTAACATCACATTGCATGAAGCTTTGGTGAAGAACGATTATGGGTTGTACAGACTGCTGGTCAAAGTCAGTGATCATGGATATCCAGAGCCACTTCACAGCACAGTTATAGTTAACCTTTTCGTCAATGAAACATTGAGCAACGAGAGCTACATAGAAAATCTACTGAGGAAAGATCCTGGCATCAGGATAGAGGAGAGTCTACCAGAGACAAGAACTGACCCTTTTCAAACCAAACTAGATGTGTTTCCATGCGAGACTGTCTTGATAGCACTGTCAGCTTTATGCTTCGGACTCTTTGCCTTAGCTTTTGCATTAGTCTGCTACATTTCATTTCGAAGAAAGAAACACAGAAGAAAAGCCTACAGTGTGGCAGAGGTTGAGATCCCACTAAAGAAGACATTGGCTTCATTTTCATTGGATAAAAAGTCATTCAATGATTTAGATCTATGA